The DNA sequence TCAGCGAGATAATAACCTAAATTGTGAATTCTGTTATTCACTTGAAATTGGATCTAAGGGGCTCGACCAGCAGTCAGCTCGTCAAACAACGGGGACTTAGCAAGCACGTTGAGGTCGTTGAATGATCCAGGCATTTCAAAGAAGGCATGCCATATCCATGTGTCATAAGATGCGACTGCTTCGAGGATGATAGTGGGTACACGTTTTCGACCGCTGTATTCTCCAGCCCAACCTGTtgggcaattcttccattgccagtGCATGCAGTCGATGCTTCCAATCATCCCAGGAAAGCCTCTTCGCTCAGCTTTGGCGAGAAGTCTTTTAAGGTTGGCCGGAGTACAAACCCGGAGGTATTCTACCGAGTACAGATTAACGATTCCTCTTGTAAATCGTTTCAGAGACTCGATGGAGGTAGATTTCACCATCCGACAATACTCAGCGCATTGATCTGCCCCGGCACCATAAGCAAGCATTCTTAAGGAATATGTCAGCTTCTACTGGGGAAGTAGTCCGACTTTCTTAGCAGCATCTGATTTCTGGACAAAGTACTGGCATAGCGACAAAGGTCACGAGAGATGCGGTTGAAAACATTGTGACTCATCTTGTACCGTGTCCGGAATACCTCTTGACGCTCCACAAAGTAATCTTCCATCATGTTTTTCCTTCTTGATTCCCTAAATCGCTCCTCATTTGGTGCACGCCCAGGTTGAGAACCCCGTCTTCGTGATCCGGAGAAAGCTTCAGCTTCAGCGACTGCTGCTACCACAAGAGCATTAGTCGTACACATCTCTTCATGATCTTCATCTCGAGATTGTCGATACTTAGCCCACAATTTCTTCATTGAAATGAGGGAAGGAGAGGAAATGTGTTGGATCTGGAGatatgaaaaagaaggagatttGTGAATATCAGCTTATGTGTGAATGGTGTGCTGCCTCTTGCTctatttatttacaattttcacataaGACGTGATCAGACTTCGAGGACACGTGTCCACTCCTGGTTCGAATTAATCTGATCCGAAATCTTAGATAAGATTACATCAACAATAACCGTTAGATTGAATAGTATGCAAATGATCTGGTCCATTCAAAGATGTCGGTGGTTATTTCAAGCGTTTCAAAAATATTGTCGGTGGTGCCTTCACTCATTTTATGAAAAATTGTCGGTGGTGCGTTTACTtatttcaagataaattgtcgatggctcataatttgtaaaccgaaaatattagaaaaaaaagtaaattgcataattatgacattaattatccataaatctccattattacccccccccccccaaaaaaaaagaacagtatAAATGACCTGTGTAAACACACAATG is a window from the Rosa chinensis cultivar Old Blush chromosome 2, RchiOBHm-V2, whole genome shotgun sequence genome containing:
- the LOC112184689 gene encoding uncharacterized protein LOC112184689, with product MKKLWAKYRQSRDEDHEEMCTTNALVVAAVAEAEAFSGSRRRGSQPGRAPNEERFRESRRKNMMEDYFVERQEVFRTRYKMSHNVFNRISRDLCRYANQCAEYCRMVKSTSIESLKRFTRGIVNLYSVEYLRVCTPANLKRLLAKAERRGFPGMIGSIDCMHWQWKNCPTGWAGEYSGRKRVPTIILEAVASYDTWIWHAFFEMPGSFNDLNVLAKSPLFDELTAGRAP